The Sesamum indicum cultivar Zhongzhi No. 13 linkage group LG1, S_indicum_v1.0, whole genome shotgun sequence genome includes a window with the following:
- the LOC105161699 gene encoding chaperonin 60 subunit beta 4, chloroplastic yields the protein MGCAFNPLPAITFSNQSLPTTITRKPSTSILNPRAVAKELYFNHDGSATRKLLAGVNKVAEVIGVTLGPKGRNVVLQNKYGPPKIVNDGETVLKEIELEDPLENVGVKLVRQAGARTNDLAGDGCTTSIVLAQGLIAEGVKVIAAGLNPVQVSRGIDKTARALISELKLMSKEVEDHELADVAAVSAGNDYVLGNMISYALQQVGRWGVVTIEKGNYAENNLEIVEGMQFDRGYLSPYFVTDRQKMTVEFHDCKLLLVDKKITDPRELFKILDNAVKEKYPVVIVAEGIEQEALAPVIRNKLRGVLKAAAIKAPAFGERKSQYLEDIAVLTGGTVIRDEMGLNLENANKDMLGSASKVVITKDSTLIVTDGSTQEAVKNRVSQMQRLVDNTVEKFQKKILNERIARLSGGIAILQVGAQTVVELKDKQLRAEDALNATKAAIEEGVVVGGGCCLLRLSTKIDSVREGLDNEEQRIGADILKRALAYPTRQIAKNAGVNGNTVINKILSSDDINFGYNAARDRYEDLMAAGILDPSKVVRCCLEHAASVAKTFLTADAVVIEIKEPVSKVLRKPIPTSGIGPVSV from the exons ATGGGATGTGCTTTCAACCCATTACCTGCAATTACCTTCAGCAACCAATCACTGCCCACTACAATTACAAGAAAGCCTTcaacttccattttgaacccAAGAGCTGTGGCTAAGGAACTCTACTTCAACCATGATGGTTCAGCCACTAGAAAGCTTCTG GCAGGGGTGAATAAGGTGGCAGAGGTGATTGGAGTGACTTTGGGTCCAAAGGGAAGGAATGTGGTGTTGCAGAACAAATATGGACCTCCCAAGATTGTCAATGATGGCGAAACCGTGCTTAAGGAG ATTGAGCTGGAGGACCCTCTGGAGAACGTAGGAGTGAAGTTGGTGAGGCAAGCTGGAGCTAGAACAAATGATCTTGCTGGTGATGGTTGCACTACTTCTATAGTGCTTGCTCAGGGTCTCATTGCTGAGGGTGTTAAG GTCATTGCGGCAGGTTTAAACCCAGTTCAGGTCTCACGAGGGATTGACAAAACAGCTAGAGCTCTTATTTCTGAACTCAAATTGATGTCCAAAGAg GTTGAGGACCATGAACTAGCGGATGTTGCTGCTGTTAGTGCTGGAAACGACTATGTTTTGGGAAATATGATTTCTTATGCTCTTCAACAAGTGGGAAGATGGGGAGTTGTCACCATCGAGAAAGGGAACTATGCTGAAAACAATCTAGAGATTGTTGAAGGAATGCAGTTTGATCGCGGATACTTGTCTCCATATTTTGTAACTGATCGACAAAAGATGACAGTGGAGTTTCATGATTGCAAA TTGCTATTGGTCGACAAAAAAATCACAGATCCAAGGGAGTTGTTTAAGATATTGGACAATGCTGTCAAAGAAAAGTACCCCGTTGTTATAGTTGCCGAGGGCATCGAGCAGGAGGCTCTCGCTCCAGTAATCAGGAACAAACTGAGGGGAGTGCTCAAGGCTGCAGCTATCAAAGCTCCTGCCTTTGGTGAGCGCAAGAGCCAATATTTGGAAGATATTGCCGTCTTGACTGGAG GAACTGTAATCAGGGACGAAATGGGATTGAATCTTGAAAATGCAAACAAGGATATGTTGGGCTCTGCTTCTAAAGTCGTAATAACGAAGGATTCCACATTGATAGTGACAGATGGAAGCACTCAAGAGGCTGTCAAAAACAGAGTTTCTCAAATGCAAAGGCTTGTTGAT AATACAGTAGAAaagtttcaaaagaaaattttgaacgaaaGGATAGCTAGGTTATCAGGCGGTATAGCAATTCTCCAG GTGGGAGCACAAACAGTCGTTGAGTTAAAGGATAAACAGCTCAGAGCTGAGGATGCACTAAACGCAACTAAG GCAGCAATCGAGGAAGGAGTAGTAGTTGGTGGAGGTTGTTGCCTCCTAAGGCTGTCTACGAAAATTGATAGTGTTCGAGAAGGTTTGGACAATGAAGAGCAAAGA ATTGGAGCGGACATTTTGAAAAGAGCTTTGGCATATCCGACGAGGCAGATAGCCAAAAATGCTGGTGTGAATGGAAATACTGTTATTAATAAG ATTCTGTCATCAGACGACATAAATTTTGGTTACAATGCTGCAAGAGACAGATACGAGGATCTGATGGCCGCAGGAATCCTGGATCCTTCAAAG
- the LOC105161689 gene encoding basic leucine zipper 43, which produces MIPSEIQGMNFFAPENLPAFPANFGLTESSFPALHFSRFSTNLPNYQTSLPGIHEFSPISMCISSNSTSDEAEDHQLSIIDERKQRRMISNRESARRSRMRKQRHLDELWSQVLRLRTENHNLIDKLNHVSESHDRVVQENTRLKEEASDLRQMLTDLQISNSYGFLRDLEDIPCNTAHLKAESSDQSVTTSTNMLH; this is translated from the coding sequence ATGATTCCATCAGAAATCCAAGGAATGAACTTCTTTGCTCCTGAAAACCTCCCAGCCTTTCCTGCCAACTTTGGCTTGACGGAGAGCAGCTTTCCAGCATTGCATTTCAGCAGATTCTCGACCAACTTGCCAAATTATCAGACTTCTCTTCCCGGGATCCATGAATTCTCTCCGATTTCTATGTGTATCAGCAGCAACTCAACTTCGGATGAAGCAGAGGACCATCAACTTAGCATCATAGATGAGAGAAAACAAAGGAGAATGATATCAAACAGGGAATCTGCCCGAAGGTCGAGGATGCGTAAACAGAGACACCTTGATGAGCTTTGGTCCCAGGTTCTTCGTCTTAGAACTGAGAATCACAATCTCATAGACAAGTTAAACCATGTGTCAGAGAGCCATGACAGAGTTGTTCAGGAGAACACAAGGCTCAAGGAAGAAGCTTCCGATCTTCGCCAGATGCTGACAGATCTTCAGATTAGCAATTCCTATGGCTTTTTAAGAGATCTTGAAGACATTCCATGCAACACTGCTCATCTCAAGGCTGAATCTTCAGACCAGTCCGTCACTACTTCCACAAACATGCTTCACTGA